A stretch of the SAR86 cluster bacterium genome encodes the following:
- a CDS encoding DUF3604 domain-containing protein: MSVIIRTFLIALLFAAIIFILGANNIFSIKDDVVDFSIEKTPRIKEISSNQNKDALFGDLHVHTMYSFDAFIFGTTASPDDAYRYAKGGAIKHPLGFDMQLDDPLDFYAVTDHAAWLGMLPAYADPSSRPGKLDFASDLHGLNDPENLNTNTFVRRAGLFANLITNELIEPSKNPIKMLGAYLQEDTVYGTRAYDRETHHTAWRDIAEAAERHNNPGEFTTFIAYEFTSSGPGQSNLHRNVIFRDNKAPIQPFSIIDSSNPEDLWDWMDNLRNLGVESLAIPHNSNGSNGQMFQLVDWAGNPMDDDYASKRMRNEPLVEITQVKGTSDTHPLLSPGDKWADFGIMNNRVASPFYSSPTGSYVRNAYLRGLSLDSEYKINPYKFGLVGASDTHTGAISDKESDFHSKIGILDGTPELRGAAPLTKSFKEQIEGSGANVIINGYKEIGGQEYIDTGYTEWGASGLAAVWAEDNTRESIYNAFRRKETFATTGSRIKVRFFGGYEIDDVFNKEDPINYAYLNGVTMGSDLFQSENKIPQFMVWALRDIKRAPLDRVQIIKGWTELSGKPHEKIYDVACADGRRPDSKTKLCRDTRAKVNLNNCRISKNLGADELKAVWQDPDFDPNLKAFYYVRVLENPTCRWSSWDAIKSGEIPRADLPATIQERAWSSPIWYIPDNEGITIGNILPDDI; the protein is encoded by the coding sequence ATTTTAGGTGCAAATAATATTTTTTCCATAAAAGATGATGTTGTAGATTTCTCTATAGAAAAAACCCCAAGGATCAAAGAAATTTCAAGTAATCAGAATAAAGATGCTTTATTTGGTGATCTTCATGTTCACACAATGTATTCTTTCGATGCCTTTATATTTGGAACAACCGCATCACCTGATGATGCATACAGATATGCTAAAGGAGGTGCAATTAAACATCCTCTGGGATTCGACATGCAACTTGATGATCCTTTGGATTTTTATGCTGTTACAGATCATGCTGCTTGGCTGGGGATGTTGCCGGCATATGCGGATCCCTCTTCTAGACCGGGTAAGTTAGATTTTGCTTCAGATCTTCATGGATTAAATGATCCTGAAAATTTAAACACGAACACATTTGTTAGGCGAGCTGGATTATTCGCTAACCTAATAACAAATGAATTAATTGAACCCTCAAAGAATCCTATAAAAATGCTTGGTGCTTATTTGCAGGAGGACACGGTTTATGGGACAAGGGCATACGATAGAGAAACTCATCACACTGCTTGGAGAGATATAGCAGAAGCTGCTGAAAGGCATAACAACCCTGGAGAATTTACTACGTTCATAGCATATGAATTTACTTCAAGTGGCCCAGGGCAAAGTAATCTTCATAGAAATGTTATTTTCCGAGATAACAAGGCTCCCATTCAGCCTTTCTCAATCATAGATTCTAGTAATCCTGAGGATTTATGGGATTGGATGGATAATCTAAGAAACCTTGGAGTTGAAAGTCTTGCAATTCCTCATAACTCAAATGGATCAAATGGACAAATGTTCCAACTTGTAGATTGGGCAGGAAATCCAATGGACGATGACTATGCTTCGAAAAGAATGAGAAACGAACCATTAGTCGAGATTACGCAAGTTAAGGGGACATCGGATACTCATCCACTTCTTTCACCAGGAGATAAATGGGCAGATTTTGGAATTATGAATAATAGAGTAGCATCTCCATTTTATTCTAGCCCAACAGGCAGTTATGTAAGGAACGCTTACTTAAGGGGCCTTTCATTAGATTCTGAATATAAAATAAATCCCTATAAATTTGGTCTTGTGGGTGCGAGCGATACTCATACTGGGGCAATATCTGATAAGGAATCAGATTTCCATTCAAAAATAGGTATTCTCGATGGTACACCAGAATTGAGAGGTGCAGCCCCTCTTACGAAATCTTTTAAAGAGCAAATAGAAGGCTCCGGAGCGAATGTAATTATTAATGGATATAAAGAAATTGGTGGTCAAGAATATATTGATACAGGCTATACTGAATGGGGTGCATCTGGTCTTGCAGCTGTATGGGCTGAAGATAACACCAGAGAATCTATCTATAACGCATTCAGAAGAAAAGAAACTTTTGCTACAACCGGAAGCAGAATTAAAGTGAGATTTTTTGGAGGATATGAAATAGATGATGTCTTTAATAAGGAAGATCCTATAAATTATGCATACTTAAATGGGGTAACAATGGGTTCTGATTTATTTCAGTCTGAGAATAAAATTCCTCAATTCATGGTTTGGGCATTAAGAGACATAAAAAGGGCACCTTTAGACAGGGTTCAGATAATTAAAGGATGGACTGAGTTGAGTGGAAAGCCTCACGAAAAGATATATGACGTAGCATGCGCAGATGGCAGAAGGCCTGATTCAAAGACAAAACTTTGTAGGGATACTCGAGCTAAGGTTAACTTAAATAACTGTAGGATATCTAAAAATTTGGGTGCCGACGAACTTAAAGCAGTATGGCAAGATCCTGATTTTGATCCAAACTTGAAAGCTTTTTATTATGTGCGAGTTTTAGAAAATCCTACTTGTAGATGGTCGTCATGGGATGCAATAAAATCTGGAGAGATTCCCAGAGCAGACCTTCCTGCCACGATACAAGAAAGAGCTTGGAGTTCACCTATCTGGTACATTCCAGACAATGAAGGTATCACAATAGGTAATATTTTACCTGATGATATTTAA
- a CDS encoding DUF3604 domain-containing protein yields the protein MGNFQKVIFGLFLIFGLWSCTSPDSVVDYTNDLVVPDPEPGSTPGYNPNRNVYFGDLHVHTKHSFDAYIFGTTATPDDAYEYAKGNAIQHPLGYDMQLREPLDFYAVTDHGFLLGSVEDWANPNNGKEGTEPFHNLNAPENLNQESVAARSRLFQDYVRNIAQFSNIWTRTIAYFTGDTARGSTLYDVDVHRSAWKDVILSAQRHNDPGKFTTFVAYEYTASTTRSSNTQGASDLTCWLSGTCGSDGFPPFENANLHRNVIYKGNKFTVEPYTRLKSVNPEKLWTWMDDLRDRGVDTIAIPHNSNGSNGQMFEMENWEGLPISTQYADFRMRNEPLVEMTQVKGTSETHPILSPDDEWADFEIMWQRVGNSSYSRPFGSYVRQAYLDGLGLEEERRGNPYKFGMVGASDTHTGAISDDESDFHSKVGILDGTPVARGSVPISDQQVQDLTGGNAIRQLAFKKIGERNFNNAVFNTWGASGLAAVWAEENTRDSIFDAFRRKETYATSGSRIKLRFFGGYNFDKSLLDRADLVKEAYKKGVPMGQDLEASQGTAPSFLIWAMRDRNAAPLQRVQIIKGWVDRISGRPHEKVIDVACSDGLTPDPITKRCPDNDALVDISDCSISSDRGANEIKTVWTDDSFDSTVKSFYYVRVLENPSCRWSTWDAVKNGTRPREDLQPTIQERAWSSPIWYSY from the coding sequence ATGGGTAACTTTCAAAAAGTCATATTTGGCTTATTTTTAATTTTTGGCCTTTGGAGCTGTACTTCTCCTGACAGTGTAGTTGATTACACGAATGACCTTGTTGTTCCTGACCCTGAGCCTGGATCTACTCCTGGATATAATCCGAATAGAAATGTTTATTTTGGAGACCTTCATGTACATACAAAACATTCATTTGATGCATATATTTTTGGAACTACAGCAACACCTGATGATGCATACGAATACGCCAAAGGAAATGCCATACAGCATCCTTTAGGTTATGACATGCAACTCAGAGAGCCTTTAGATTTTTATGCAGTGACTGATCATGGATTTTTATTGGGAAGTGTCGAAGATTGGGCAAATCCAAATAATGGTAAAGAAGGCACTGAACCATTCCATAACTTAAATGCTCCTGAGAATTTAAACCAAGAATCAGTAGCCGCCCGATCTAGACTTTTTCAAGACTATGTCAGAAATATTGCACAATTTAGCAATATCTGGACACGCACGATAGCTTACTTCACAGGAGATACAGCAAGAGGTTCAACTCTCTATGATGTAGATGTTCACAGATCTGCATGGAAAGATGTGATATTGAGTGCACAAAGACACAATGATCCTGGGAAATTCACTACCTTTGTTGCATATGAATATACAGCTTCAACTACTAGATCATCCAATACTCAAGGTGCTTCAGACCTTACTTGTTGGTTAAGTGGCACTTGTGGATCTGATGGTTTTCCACCATTTGAAAATGCTAATTTACATAGAAACGTAATTTATAAAGGAAACAAATTTACCGTAGAGCCATACACCCGACTTAAGTCAGTTAATCCAGAAAAGCTTTGGACTTGGATGGATGATCTAAGAGACAGAGGAGTTGATACGATTGCCATACCCCATAACTCGAATGGATCAAATGGACAAATGTTTGAAATGGAAAACTGGGAAGGTCTTCCAATTAGTACTCAATATGCAGACTTTAGAATGAGGAATGAACCATTAGTTGAGATGACTCAAGTTAAGGGAACTTCTGAAACTCATCCGATACTATCGCCTGATGATGAATGGGCTGACTTTGAAATCATGTGGCAAAGAGTTGGAAACTCATCTTACAGCCGTCCGTTCGGAAGTTATGTTAGGCAGGCTTACTTAGATGGATTAGGTTTGGAAGAAGAAAGAAGAGGTAATCCATATAAATTCGGTATGGTCGGAGCCAGTGATACTCATACAGGAGCGATATCTGATGATGAATCTGACTTCCATTCTAAAGTTGGTATCTTGGATGGAACGCCAGTAGCAAGAGGATCAGTTCCAATATCTGATCAGCAAGTGCAAGACTTAACTGGTGGTAATGCGATTAGGCAACTAGCTTTCAAGAAAATAGGAGAGAGAAATTTTAATAATGCTGTCTTTAATACATGGGGAGCCTCAGGCTTAGCTGCAGTTTGGGCAGAAGAAAATACAAGAGATTCTATTTTTGATGCCTTCCGCAGAAAAGAGACTTACGCTACATCCGGCAGCAGAATTAAGCTTAGATTCTTCGGAGGTTACAATTTTGATAAGTCTTTATTGGATAGGGCTGATCTTGTAAAGGAGGCTTATAAAAAAGGAGTGCCCATGGGACAAGATTTGGAAGCCTCTCAAGGTACTGCTCCTTCTTTCCTTATATGGGCAATGAGAGACAGAAATGCAGCTCCTTTACAAAGAGTACAGATCATAAAAGGTTGGGTAGATAGAATATCCGGACGTCCACATGAAAAAGTTATAGATGTGGCATGTTCAGATGGTTTAACCCCTGATCCTATTACGAAAAGATGCCCAGATAATGATGCTTTAGTGGATATTTCTGATTGCTCTATAAGCTCAGATAGGGGAGCCAATGAAATTAAAACTGTTTGGACTGACGATTCTTTTGACTCTACAGTCAAGTCTTTTTATTATGTAAGAGTATTAGAGAACCCTAGCTGCAGATGGTCTACTTGGGATGCCGTAAAAAATGGTACGAGACCAAGAGAAGATTTACAACCAACGATACAGGAGCGGGCGTGGTCCTCTCCAATTTGGTATTCATATTAA
- a CDS encoding acyl-CoA dehydrogenase family protein gives MLQNDPELFELSMSKKTQPLMDLVKKHCEENVKPIQAEYSALQNEKEDRWSWHPRQIELMEGAKEKAKELGLWNFFLPDPDGNIGDGLTNLDYTYVATEIGKYPLASESMNCSAPDTGNMEVLERVGTEEQKKQWLEPLLNGEIRSAYAMTEPNLASSDAKNISTSAVLDGDEWVINGEKFYISGAGDPRCKIMIVMVKTSPDAHPSKQQSQILVPKDTPGVHILEGMQVFGHDHAPHGHMHIKFDNVRVPKENILLGEGRGFEISQVRLGPGRIHHCMRTIGKAEVALELMVKRAGNREAFGKPIAKLGGNLEIISRARIEINAMRLAVLQAAKAMDVLGNKEARVYVSAIKAMVPEKACKIIDQAIQMHGAAGISQWTPLAGLYTDIRHLRFADGPDEVHHMVVGRAEMQKYDLW, from the coding sequence ATGTTACAAAATGACCCAGAACTTTTTGAACTATCCATGTCCAAAAAAACTCAACCGCTTATGGATTTGGTAAAAAAGCATTGCGAAGAAAACGTTAAGCCCATACAGGCTGAATACTCAGCTTTGCAAAATGAGAAGGAGGATAGGTGGTCTTGGCATCCCAGACAAATTGAACTTATGGAAGGCGCCAAAGAAAAAGCTAAAGAGTTAGGTTTATGGAACTTCTTTTTACCTGATCCAGATGGAAATATCGGCGACGGATTAACTAACCTAGATTATACGTACGTAGCTACTGAAATAGGTAAGTATCCCTTGGCATCAGAAAGCATGAATTGCTCCGCTCCAGATACTGGAAATATGGAGGTACTTGAGAGAGTTGGCACCGAAGAACAAAAGAAACAATGGCTAGAACCGTTACTGAATGGAGAAATCAGATCGGCATATGCGATGACCGAACCAAATTTAGCCTCTTCAGATGCAAAGAATATCAGTACTAGCGCTGTTCTTGACGGCGATGAGTGGGTAATTAATGGAGAAAAGTTTTATATTTCTGGTGCAGGTGACCCAAGGTGCAAAATTATGATTGTGATGGTCAAAACGAGTCCTGATGCTCATCCTTCAAAGCAACAATCTCAAATATTAGTTCCAAAAGACACTCCTGGAGTTCACATACTTGAAGGTATGCAAGTCTTTGGTCATGATCATGCCCCCCATGGCCATATGCACATAAAGTTTGATAATGTAAGAGTACCGAAAGAGAATATACTTCTTGGTGAAGGTCGAGGATTTGAAATATCACAAGTAAGACTTGGACCAGGTCGAATTCATCACTGTATGAGAACTATAGGTAAGGCTGAAGTTGCACTTGAGTTAATGGTGAAGAGAGCTGGAAATAGAGAGGCTTTTGGAAAACCTATAGCAAAACTTGGGGGAAATTTAGAAATTATTTCTAGAGCGCGAATAGAAATAAACGCTATGAGATTAGCTGTTCTTCAAGCTGCTAAAGCTATGGATGTTCTAGGAAATAAAGAGGCGAGAGTATATGTTAGTGCTATAAAAGCCATGGTACCCGAGAAGGCTTGTAAAATTATTGATCAAGCCATTCAGATGCATGGTGCTGCTGGTATATCTCAATGGACACCTCTTGCAGGACTTTATACCGATATAAGGCATTTGAGATTTGCCGATGGCCCTGATGAAGTTCATCACATGGTCGTCGGAAGAGCTGAAATGCAAAAATATGATCTATGGTAA
- a CDS encoding carbamoyl-phosphate synthase large subunit: MKKVLIANRGEIAIRIARTCSDLGIKTVGIYSEDDANCLHLSKVDEAYPIQGKGAQAYLDIKQIISIAKESKADFIHPGYGFLSENSALAASAKRAKIKFIGPSEKTLKIFGDKTTAKELALSLDIPTISGTHQKTSLKQAQNFMKSLNKNSSILIKAISGGGGRGMRVVSKLEELKESYDRASSEAKAAFDSPDLYLEEYLENYRHIEFQIIGDGTGAVSHLHERECSIQRRHQKLIEIAPSPSLGPELKNKMIDASMALAKKLKYEGLATIEFLVNVEKNDFRFIECNPRLQVEHTVTESVLFIDIVKAQIQIASGKTLKQIKLEQKNIPDPKGYAVQSRVNMETIDSKGNANPSGGIFTKFDLPSGPGVRVDSYGYVGYETSPLFDSLIAKIITYSSEDNFKQAIKRNYRSLCEFKIDGVTTNLDLLKNILINQDFKNNKVHTNFFENNLETLISVKTHSDLSDISRSIIAKDKPKKGKIENLDPLAVLDHGKSGGMFVDQSENILELQQEEIREGYRSITAPMQGMIVKFDVEIGDSVWEGKTLGIMEAMKMEHEIISEVSGIVEDISVSSLDTVFEGHSLMTIRLEKVEKQTSNKDEEIDLDWIRPDLREALDRKEASHDVNRPEAVKKRYGTGHRTARENIEHLCDEGSFLEYGSVVMAAQRRRRSEEDLIKNTTGDGMVCGLGHVNGDLFPENASRVMAMSYDYMVLAGTQGKMNHAKKDRMFEIAEQNELPTILFAEGGGGRPGDTDTSGVAGLDCLAFTYFAQLSGLVPVIGITTGRCFAGNAVLLGCCDVIIATEDSNIGVGGPAMIEGGGLGVFTPDEVGPMDVQVPNGVVDIAVKDEEEAVEVAKKYLSYFQGPIKKWKEPDARKLRFAVPENRLRYYDMRDIIDGIADIDSVLEIRKDWAPGIITSFVRIEGKPVGVIANNPGHLSGAIDSPGADKGSRFIQLCDAFDIPILSLIDCPGIMVGPESEKSALIRHAARMFVVGANIETPLMSVVIRKAYGLGAQAMAGGSFKIPLFTVTWPTGEFGGMGLEGAVKLGYRKELEAIKDPKKRIETYEKMVADSYHRGRAVNMASHFELDDVIDPAETRNWVSSALKSLPPKSKSGKKRPNIDTW, encoded by the coding sequence ATGAAAAAAGTCTTAATAGCCAATAGAGGTGAGATTGCAATTCGTATAGCTAGGACTTGTAGTGATTTAGGCATTAAAACTGTTGGCATTTATTCAGAGGATGATGCCAACTGTTTGCATCTTTCAAAAGTAGATGAGGCTTATCCGATTCAAGGAAAAGGGGCTCAAGCTTATCTCGATATCAAGCAAATCATATCAATAGCTAAAGAGTCCAAGGCAGATTTCATCCATCCTGGATATGGCTTTCTCAGTGAAAACTCGGCTTTAGCTGCATCAGCTAAAAGAGCCAAGATTAAATTTATTGGCCCTAGTGAAAAGACTTTAAAAATATTCGGTGACAAGACCACTGCCAAAGAATTAGCTTTGAGTTTAGATATTCCCACGATATCAGGAACACATCAGAAAACTTCTCTGAAACAAGCTCAAAACTTTATGAAGTCATTAAATAAGAATTCATCTATTTTGATTAAGGCTATTTCAGGTGGAGGAGGCAGAGGCATGAGAGTTGTCTCTAAGCTAGAAGAATTAAAAGAATCCTATGATAGAGCATCATCAGAGGCTAAGGCAGCTTTTGATTCCCCTGACTTGTATCTAGAAGAGTATCTAGAAAATTATAGGCATATCGAATTCCAAATCATAGGGGATGGGACAGGAGCAGTGAGTCATTTACATGAAAGAGAATGCTCCATTCAAAGACGCCATCAAAAGCTTATCGAAATAGCTCCTAGTCCAAGCCTAGGTCCTGAATTAAAAAATAAAATGATTGATGCATCTATGGCTCTAGCTAAGAAATTAAAATATGAGGGCTTGGCCACTATAGAATTTTTAGTCAATGTAGAAAAAAATGACTTCAGGTTTATTGAATGCAATCCTAGGTTACAAGTCGAGCACACAGTAACTGAGTCAGTATTATTTATTGATATAGTTAAGGCTCAAATTCAAATAGCTTCAGGTAAAACTTTAAAGCAAATTAAACTTGAGCAGAAAAATATTCCAGATCCTAAAGGATATGCAGTTCAATCGCGAGTGAATATGGAAACTATTGACTCTAAAGGTAATGCCAATCCAAGTGGAGGCATTTTCACAAAATTCGACCTTCCATCTGGTCCTGGAGTACGAGTTGATAGTTATGGATATGTAGGGTACGAAACTAGTCCTCTTTTTGATTCGTTAATTGCAAAAATAATTACTTATTCTTCTGAAGATAACTTCAAACAGGCGATAAAAAGAAATTATAGATCTCTTTGTGAATTCAAAATTGATGGAGTTACAACTAATTTAGACTTATTAAAAAATATTTTAATCAACCAAGATTTTAAAAATAATAAAGTTCACACTAACTTTTTTGAGAACAATTTAGAGACCTTAATTTCAGTAAAGACTCATTCTGACCTCTCTGACATAAGTAGAAGTATTATTGCCAAAGATAAACCTAAAAAAGGAAAGATAGAGAACCTAGATCCTTTGGCAGTTCTTGATCATGGCAAATCTGGTGGCATGTTCGTCGATCAATCAGAAAATATTCTAGAGCTTCAACAAGAAGAAATAAGAGAAGGTTATCGAAGTATTACTGCTCCTATGCAAGGAATGATTGTTAAGTTTGATGTTGAAATAGGAGACAGCGTTTGGGAAGGTAAAACTTTAGGAATTATGGAAGCCATGAAAATGGAGCATGAAATTATCTCTGAAGTAAGCGGTATTGTGGAAGATATATCTGTCTCAAGTCTAGATACAGTTTTTGAAGGTCATTCATTGATGACAATTCGACTTGAGAAAGTCGAAAAACAAACTTCTAACAAAGATGAAGAAATTGATTTAGATTGGATAAGACCAGACCTTAGAGAGGCTTTAGATCGAAAAGAGGCCAGTCATGATGTTAATCGTCCTGAAGCAGTGAAAAAAAGGTATGGCACTGGCCATAGAACAGCAAGGGAAAACATTGAACATCTTTGTGATGAAGGAAGTTTTCTTGAGTATGGCTCGGTTGTGATGGCTGCCCAAAGGCGCAGAAGAAGCGAGGAAGATTTAATTAAAAATACCACTGGTGATGGAATGGTTTGTGGATTAGGTCATGTTAATGGTGATTTATTTCCTGAGAATGCTTCTAGAGTAATGGCTATGTCATACGATTACATGGTTTTAGCTGGCACTCAAGGAAAAATGAATCATGCTAAGAAAGACAGAATGTTCGAAATAGCTGAACAGAATGAATTACCCACTATTTTATTTGCAGAAGGAGGAGGGGGAAGGCCAGGAGATACTGACACCTCTGGCGTGGCAGGTTTAGACTGTTTAGCATTTACTTATTTTGCTCAATTGTCTGGATTAGTTCCAGTTATTGGAATAACAACTGGACGATGCTTTGCAGGAAATGCAGTTCTCTTGGGCTGTTGTGATGTAATCATTGCTACGGAAGATTCGAATATCGGCGTCGGCGGACCCGCCATGATTGAAGGTGGAGGATTAGGAGTATTTACTCCAGATGAAGTTGGGCCAATGGACGTTCAAGTACCAAATGGTGTTGTTGACATTGCTGTTAAAGATGAAGAAGAAGCAGTTGAAGTAGCAAAAAAATATCTTTCCTATTTCCAAGGACCAATAAAAAAATGGAAAGAACCAGATGCAAGAAAACTTAGGTTTGCAGTCCCAGAAAATAGGCTTAGGTATTATGATATGAGAGATATTATTGATGGAATTGCTGACATAGATTCAGTACTCGAAATCAGAAAAGACTGGGCACCTGGAATAATAACTAGTTTCGTAAGAATTGAAGGTAAGCCTGTTGGAGTTATTGCAAATAATCCAGGTCATCTCTCGGGTGCTATTGACTCTCCTGGTGCTGATAAAGGATCAAGATTCATTCAACTATGTGATGCGTTTGATATTCCGATATTATCCTTAATAGATTGCCCGGGAATTATGGTTGGACCTGAAAGTGAAAAATCTGCTCTAATCAGACATGCTGCAAGAATGTTTGTAGTTGGTGCTAATATTGAAACTCCTCTTATGTCAGTTGTCATTAGAAAAGCTTATGGTTTAGGAGCGCAGGCTATGGCAGGAGGAAGTTTTAAAATACCTTTATTTACGGTTACTTGGCCAACAGGTGAATTTGGGGGCATGGGTTTAGAAGGTGCAGTTAAGCTTGGATATAGAAAAGAATTAGAAGCCATTAAGGATCCTAAGAAAAGGATAGAAACATATGAGAAGATGGTAGCGGATAGCTATCACAGAGGAAGGGCCGTAAATATGGCATCTCATTTTGAACTTGATGATGTTATTGATCCAGCAGAAACTAGAAATTGGGTATCTAGTGCCCTCAAGTCACTCCCCCCAAAATCAAAATCCGGTAAGAAAAGGCCTAATATAGATACTTGGTAA